A single Glycine soja cultivar W05 chromosome 14, ASM419377v2, whole genome shotgun sequence DNA region contains:
- the LOC114383590 gene encoding ADP-ribosylation factor-like protein 8c, protein MGLWDSFLNWLRSLFFKQEMELSLVGLQNAGKTSLVNAIATGGYSEDMIPTVGFNMRKVTKGNVTIKLWDLGGQRRFRSMWERYCRGVSAIVYVVDAADRDSVPISRSELHDLLTKPSLSGIPLLVLGNKIDKSEALSKQALVDQLGLESIKDREVCCYMISCKDSVNLDVVIDWLIKHSKTAK, encoded by the exons ATGGGTCTCTGGGATTCCTTCCTCAATTGGCTCCGCAG CTTGTTTTTTAAACAGGAGATGGAACTTTCACTTGTTGGCCTTCAGAATGCTGGCAAGACTTCTCTTGTCAATGCAATTGCT ACTGGGGGCTACAGTGAGGACATGATTCCAACT GTTGGGTTCAACATGAGAAAAGTGACTAAGGGAAATGTCACAATAAAGCTTTGGGACCTTGGGGGACAGAGGAGGTTCCGGTCAATGTGGGAGCGATACTGTCGTGGTGTCTCTGCTATTGT ATATGTTGTAGATGCCGCTGATAGAGACAGTGTTCCAATATCTCGAAGTGAGTTACATGATCTATTGACAAAACCTTCTTTGAGTGGGATTCCTTTGCTTGTTCTTGGAAACAAAATTGACAAGTCAGAAGCTCTTTCTAAGCAAGCATTGGTAGATCAGCT AGGACTTGAGTCAATTAAAGACAGAGAGGTCTGCTGCTATATGATTTCATGCAAGGATTCTGTAAACTTAGATGTAGTCATTGACTGGCTAATCAAACACTCAAAAACTGCAAAATGA